In the Castor canadensis chromosome 1, mCasCan1.hap1v2, whole genome shotgun sequence genome, CCATGTCTGGTTTACCCGTGGTCCTAGCACCTAGCATGTGCCTTGGCCCAGAAAATTGATCACATTTCTTTGAGGAATAAATGAATGCTGGGTGGCGCcaccacagatggttttctgttcAACCTAATGAGCACTCCCAGGGACCAGGGTGTGGTGGAATGGTAAAGACCCACAGCTTCGCTGCCCCTGGGCTGTGTGTCATAAGAAAATCTCTTCTCTGGGAGTCTGGTTTCTTCCACAGTGAAACAAGAATTCCCGCTTGCCTGCAGATCTGATGACCAGGCACAATTGGTCACAGTGGACATAGCCTTACAGCAGGACCCGCGTGCTCTGGGCTACCTCACACAGAACCTCTCAGCCACCCACTGtgggagctgggattcaaacccccTCAGTCCTGATCCTTGGCCTATACCGGACACAAAAGTACAGCAAAGTGTATGGTGCTGGCCAGCTGTGGACCAAGGAGGATGGGACTGTGGACAAAGCCCAGAGAGAAGCCCACAGCCAGACCAGATGAGTGACACAAAACCATCATGAGCGTCAGTCTGGGCCCAGGGCCTGGGGGCAGCTCAGGTTGTAGGGCCAGGACACAGGTCCTGGGGGAGACAGGCAGCTGAGCAGGGATGAGGGCACTGTAGGCAGGTGACCAGAGAGGGTAGGCCTTAGTGGAAAGGCCACTAGAAAGCCCCTCAACCACATCCTGTGGTTATCTGGGCAGGTTCAAAGCAACTCTGTGGCTGAGTGAGGAGCACCCACTGTCCCTGGGTGACCAGGTGACCCCCATCATTGACCTGATGGCCATCAGCAATGCTCACTTTGCCAAGCTTCGTGACTTCATCACCCTGCGCCTCCcacctggtttccccatcaagaTTGGTGAGGGGATGGTCCAGGGCAACTGGACAACCTGAGCATGGTGCCCTCCCCAAGGATGGGGTTATTGCAGGGGTCAGGCAGCTCAGTCCTGGCTATCTCCTCACAGAGATTCCCCTCTTCCACGTACTCAATGCCCGAATTACCTTCAGCAACCTGTGTGGCTGTGATGAGCCCCTGAGCTCAGTGTGGGTGCCGGCCCCCGGCTCTACCACCACCCCTTCAGGTACAGCTACGGGAGGCAGGCAGAGGAGGCTGCACCCGGCTCTCTGATCACTGAGCCCTGGAGGCTGAGCATGGTCCCTCTGCCGCCTGCCCAGGGAGCCCTTTCCCATGCGAGGTGGATCCCACTGTGTTTGAGGTGCCCAAGGGGTATAGCGTGCTGGGCACTGAGCGCAGCGAGCCCCTTCGAGATGAGGACGATGACCTGTTGCAGTTTGCAATCCAGCAGAGTCTGCTTGAGGCAGGCACGGAGGCCGAGCAGGTAGGCCTTGAGCGGAAGGTGGGCCCTGGCCTCTGCAGCCACAGGGCCCAGGTGACAGCTCTGGGATCTGGCTATGCAGGTGACTGTCTGGGAAGCCCTAACTAACACACGGCCCAACACTCACCCTCCTCCCCAAGCCACGGTGTATGAGGAGCAGCTTCAGCTGGAGCGGTGAGACTCTGGAGGACTCACCAGGTCCCTGCCTTGACCCCACCCAGCCTGAGTCCccagctggggtggggggggaagtgGTTACAGGGAAGTACTAGTCCTTGGTGCTCATGGCCTCACCACAGCAGTATTGCACACCTCCAAAAGCTGCATGAGAAATGGGAGTCAGGCTCTGCTTGTCTCCTTCCCTGACATCCTGTCCTTGTCCCCCAAAGCCACATGGCTTGGCCCCTTGGCTCCTCCCCCAGCCGTCTTCCTCACCTGGTCTGTTCTCCCCTCTCACCCTTGCCCGGAAGAGCACTCCAGGAAAGCCTGCAACTATCCACAGAATCCGGGGGCCCAGCATCCCCTCAGCGGACGCCCCTGTCCCTTGCCCCACCAAGCTTTGAGGAACAGCTTCGGCTGGctctggagctgtcttccagagaGCAGGAAGAACGGGAGCGGCGGGGTCAGCAGGAGGAAGAGGATTTACAGCGGATACTTCAACTGTCACTCACAGAGCACTGAACTGTCTGGCCCTGGGTGGGCTGTCCAGGGTCACTCCCTCTGCCTgcttttgtaatttatttataaacTGTCTGCTGCTGAGCTGGGGGCCTGGAGCCCTGGAGGTGGGGCGTCAATAGGATGGAAATAAAGAGGCCGTCAGCAGCAGGCTTGCTCTACTCACTGGGTAGGAGCTGGGGGAACACCGGGGATGACGACATTAGACCTCGCTTTGAGTCCTAGCCATGTCCCCTTAGCCTCTCTGactttcagtttctttatctgtaaaatgaggccaTTTTCACCCTGGGCATTGGGAGGGTGAAAGACATCTTTACAGAGTTCCATAAACAGTTCCCCTGAGCCCTGCCCCACCTTCTGGAATTCCAGGTTCCCCCTGTCACCCCAGCCTGACCTTCCTGGAACCTGGCCCTTACTCCTATTGGGCTTCCAGATCCTACTCACAGCCCACTGGAAAACCCTACCACCACACTCCTGCAGCCCAGGTTCCTGCCCTGACTCCTGCATGTTCTATCAGAGTGACTGTGGGCAGGTCACTTCCCTCTGCAGAGCTGTGAACTGGGCTCACCCTTGCCCTGGTCGCCTCCAAGGTGGACCTGAGAAACCTTTGTGAGCTTCCTTGGCTATTTCCAAAGGTCAACCCCATTTCTCCAGAAGCTTGAGTATCTCCCAGACTCATGCAAAGTGGCGGCATGAAAGCCAACCAGCAAGGAGAAATAAGTTTGGGGTGGGGACGCCTGATTAAGACCCACTGGGCTTGATCCCAAAACCTCTGTCCCCAACCCCTGCCTCCCTAGAACCCACCTCTGCTGGGTAACAATGGTTGAGGCCCAGAACAGCGCTTAGGTGATCTAACTGAGCAGAGCAGGTAGGGCCGGGCGAGGACGCTTCCTGGGAGGAGGGATCAACCCAAGGAATGAAGGCGAGGTCAGAGCTCCACACCTGCGCCCCGCCTCCGGGACCGCCCCCATCGGGATGGGGGCGGGGCGAGGCGGGCAGctcagagaagaagggaggggaggggcagcGGCGCTCAGTGCGGGCTCTGCAGGCCGTGCTGGGCGGGAGTCTGGCCCTTTAAGGGCCGCCCCCGAGGAGGTGCCAGGCCCCGGTGGCTCTGGTCTCTCCTTCCTGGTCCTGCGGGGCAGGGACTGTTTATAGGACTCTGGGAGGGGGCCGTGCCGACTGCTCGCCCAGGTGCCCCCCGACCTGGCTTCATGGCTCTGGTTACAGTGAGCCGCTCGCCTCCGGCCAGCGGCCACTCCACGCCTGTGGAGCCCACGGTGAGTCTGGCTTGGTCCTGCCCACGCAGTTGGCTACCAGCTGGGCCTGAGAGAGAACGTCCCGCCCCCCGGCAGCCTCCCTCACTTCTAGGGGGTGGGCGGAGGGGGATCTTGAGTCTCAGCCTCCAGGGGGTTGGGGGTTTGAGGCTCCCAGGAACCCGACCAAGGCAAGAGTCCCGAGCGCGAGCCCAGTCTGCAGAGGCCCATTTTGGCCATAATAGCTCCCTCGCCCCGGGCACCACCCCGCCCCGCAGTACCTGGACTTGGGCTGGGGCTCCCCCAGTGCCtcctggtggggagggggctcGGGTGGGAAGGGATTAGCATCTGACACTTTTTCTGGCCCCACGCCCCAGGACGGACAGGTTGGTCCCCAGTCTcctggaaaggagaggaaagagggagaggctTAAGCTCTCATTCTCCCCTGGGGTCTGATTTCTCAGCAGGACCCAGCAGTCCAGCGCAGAAGCCGGCTCCAGCGCAGGTGAGCCCCTTCTCTGGACACGTGATTCCATCCAGCCTCTGGACCTGGCCACTGCTATCCCCAACTCTAGGCATCATGGATGCAGGGCTCACTGGAGGAGTCACAGGCAAAACTTACTAGGTCCTATGTGGGGTCTGGCTGTTCCACATCAGTCACTGGCTTGTAGCAGAACCAGCTGGGCTGACTTGGCTTTCACCTTCCCCCTGGGCAGTTGGTGCTCTTTCATCCACTCCTGGACCTTGGCTCAGGCTAGTGGACATAGGCCCAAGGGAAATATGGGACCATAAAGCCTGAGGATTCCAGGGACCCTAACCAGGTTTATGGTAGCCCCTCCTGCCTCAGACATGTGGGGAGGGCCTTGAGAGCCTGAGACTGGCTTTCCCAGTGTGCTAGCCACCACCAGGGGCCTGTTAGAGATGCAAACCGCCTGGTTGGCTGACTCTCTGGGGAGTGGGCTAAAAATCCCTTCAACAGCCCTCTTGGGACTCAGCTGCTCCCTAAGACTTGAGACCCCCAAGGCCCTAATGATCCCATCACCCTACCAGGCAGAGCTTTGCGGTGCTCCGTGGAGCTGTCTTGGGACTGCAGGACGGAGGGGACAGTGGTGATACACCTGAGGATGGCTCTGAGCCAGTGGAGGAACCCCCGGGTGAGGAACCGCTCCACAGTGACCAGCCAGACAATGGGCAAGGGCCCCAGAAACAGACACAGAGGCAACACCTGCACCTCATGGTAGAGCTGCTGAGGCCACAGGACAACATCTGCCTGGTGAGGAGCCACCATGGGGAAGCCCGTGTTGTCTGCCATGGAGCAAGGGTGTGGGAGCAGGGACACACTGGACAGTGGAAGGGCCACCCAGCTCCGAGCACCCCACTGCTTCAACTAGAGCCATCTTAGCAGCATGAGGTCGTCTTCCATCTCTGAGGACTGTGAAAGGACAAGGGAAGGTTTGTCCTGCGTGAGTCAGTAGAGCTGAATTCAGCCCACAAAGTGGGAAACACTGCAGGAAGGTTTGTGTTCAGCTTGTGGAAATCTCCTGATAGTGTGAGTTGTCCAGAAATGGACCAACACTCAGGGAGGGCTCAGGAGACACCTGCCAGTGGCTGGTGTGCTGGAGGGGCCCTGGCAGAGGGATGGACACCCCCAGAGAGGCCTGGTGTCTGCTAAAGCTGGAAGATCAGCTCCCAGAAGCTGTCAATGGCAAAGTGTGAAAAACAAGATGCAGTCTTAGGTAAAGCTGTTTAGAACACAAGTGTGATTAAGTCCTTCATAGTTTTTGGTGGAGAACATCCTGAATGAAATGATAACAGCAAGTGgtatgtatttaaaaagaaaaactcattgCTAGGCAGAGAGTCAGTTCCACTCCACCCTTTTCCTGCATACTCTGCCTTTAAGaaagtttttaaagcattttgttGAACTTTGAAATCCAAAACTTGGGAACTGGATTGTACTCACTGATCTTATATCTGAGAATTGCAGATGGGAGTGGGAGGCACAGGGGCCAGTGGAGCTGTTCCGGCCTGGGATGTGTCCAACATGGAGAGGGGAGCAGGATCCCAAGGGCCACTATGATTTGGGGGCTCTTCCCATCTTCCCCAGGCAGCCCAGCTGGAGGCAGCCCGGCCCCCGAGGCTTCGCTACCTGTTGGTGGTCTCCACAGGAGAATGTGTGAACCAAGAGGAGACAGTCCTCCTGGGGGTGGACTTCCCTGACAGCAGGTGGGAGcagggacagggagggaggagggcaaggAATAAGGTGCTGGAGGACAACACCTCTCCCTCTGTCCCCTGCCAGCTCCCCCAGCTGCACCCTGGGCCTGGTCTTGCCCCTCTGGAGTGACACCCAGGTGTACCTTGATGGAGACGGGTAAGAGGTGGCAACAGGAgatgggaaggggagaggagaagcaGGGCGGTGAAGAATAGCAGAACTGGGGCTGGGACCTGGGGCTTATTCTCAGCTCAGATTTGCTGTATGATCTTAAGCAAGTCACCTAACTTCTTGGGCCTCAGCCTCCCCACATCTGGCAAATGGGCAGGCTTTCTGTCTGAGAGCCTGGGGTTTGATCCCACCCCTGTGGGGTTTCCTGCAGGGGCTTCAGTGTGACATCTGGTGGGCAGAGTCGAATCTTCAAGCCCATCTCCATCCAGTCCATGTGGTAAGTCCCGTGGTGGCCCAGCCTTGGGCCAGCCTCCTCTCCTCAGGAGATGGCAGCAGGGCCTGGGTGAGGGGAGCAGGGTGAACTATGTGACCCAGCCTTTCCCACGTCCAGGGCCACGCTTCAGGTGTTACACCAGGCATGTGAGGCGGCTCTAGGCAGTGGCCTTGTGCCAGGTGGCAGTGCCCTTGCCTGGGCTGCCTACTACCAGGAAAGACTGAACTCTGACCAGAGCTGCCTCAACGAGTGGATGGCCATGGCTGACCTGGAGTCCCTGCGACCTCCTAGTGTGGAGCCTAGCCAGTCAGTGTGGGGCAAGGGGAGAAGAGGGGGTGAGGGATTGCCATGGCAGAGAGGGGAAGAACTGCTGACCGAGGGCCTCTGCTTCCAGCGACTCAGAACAGGAGCAGATGGAGCAGGCCATCCGGGCTGAGCTGTGGCAGGTGTTGGATACCAGTGACCTGGAAAGCATAACTTCCAAGGAGGTAGGCAGGGGCTAGGCCTGAGACCCCCAGCTGAGGCTGTGGGCTCACCTCTCCTTAGAGCCCTTCCCACCTTGCTTTTCTCTAATCCTGTGCTATTCCCTGGCCTCAGCTGTCTAGATGGGATGGGTTCTGTCTTCAGAGGCCCCAGAGGGGCAAGGTACAGGAACCTCTCTTCCCCTTGGGCCCTGTCTGCAGATCCGCCAGGCCCTAGAGTTGCGCCTAGGCTGCCCTCTGCAGCAGTACCGTGACTTCATCGACAACCAGATGCTGCTACTCATGGCCCAGCAAGACCGGGCCTCCCGCATCTTCCCCCACCTCTACCTGGTAAGCACAGGCTGCGGGGCATGGGAACCAGATCCCTTTGGCTGCTGTGAGAAGCACAGCTGGAGGCCAGGGAACCTGGTGCTTCTCTCCTGCCCCACAGGGCTCTGAATGGAATGCAGCCAACTTGGAGGAGCTTCAGAGAAACAGGTGGGCTTCCATACCACTCAGGACTGctgctctttctttcccttctttcagcCTCCCCAAGGTATGCCCTGGCCAGCTTCTGAAACCTCAGACCACCCTCAGCTCAGCATCCTATTGGCTTTGCATCTAGCCCTACCCTTGGGGCTGGGCTGCCTCTGCATGGGCTTTTAGGCCAAGATGGGATAGCCACCTTGCTGCCCCtgctcctctcttcttccctacACTGCCAAATGCAGAAATAAGGCCTCAACCATGCCAAGATGGAGGCAGCAGAAAAAGCTCCTGCCCATCTGGCCACATacagagggagaaggaaatgCCTTCTCCCAGTTGGGACCTGCTGCCTGCTCTCAGAGGCACTTGTCATCTCTCCACCATGGGCTTCTGGGAGACCTGCTTTGGCCCGGTCACCTGCTGCTGCAAAGCCACCCAATCTCAGCTTAACTCAAAAGCTGTTCTCTAACTAAGTTCCAAGAATAATGGAAGGGTTACTGTGCAGCTGGCCTCATATCTGGACTAGACAGAGAAACTCAAGCCCAACTGTTATCTGACAGCTGGTCAGTTCTCTTCCTACTATGAGCGTTGCTGCCACCTGACTCTTAGAACCAAGAACCAAACAAACACTCAGGGTATACTGGGTGTGATGCCCTGGCCAATGGGGCCTGGTGCCCCTGGCGCGTCAGCCTGGCCTTGGGCCCTCTGGTACAGGATAAGCCATATCTTGAACGTGGCTCGGGAGATTGACAACTTCTACCCCGAGCGCTTCATCTACCACAACGTACGCCTCTGGGATGAGGAGTCAGCACAGCTGCTGCCTCACTGGAAGGAAACACACAGCTTCATCGAGGCTGCAAGGTCAGGTTCCTCTCAGCTTCACTGCCCTTCCCAGGGCTCACTGGCTGGGCCCCACTTCAGCAGGGCCCAGTGCCCTCCTCCTGCCCACTCTGCCCTCAGCTCAGTTCCCTCCTCAGGCTCTCTgtgtcctcccttccttctttctctgctgGGCCCAAAGCCCTTAGCTACTCCTCCCCCATGCTGCAGGGtccctgggggagggagggggctgacCACATCCCACTCCACAGAGCACAGGGCACCCGGGTGCTGGTCCACTGCAAGATGGGAGTCAGTCGCTCGGCTGCCACCGTGCTGGCCTATGCCATGAAACAGTATGGCTGGGGCCTGGAGCAGGCTCTGCTCCATGTGCAGGGGCTCCGGCCCATCGTTCGCCCCAACCCTGGCTTCCTGCGCCAGCTGCAGACCTATCAGGGCATTCTAACTGCCAGGTATGGAATGGGGAGGCAAGGGG is a window encoding:
- the Ssh3 gene encoding protein phosphatase Slingshot homolog 3 isoform X3, with amino-acid sequence MALVTVSRSPPASGHSTPVEPTQDPAVQRRSRLQRRQSFAVLRGAVLGLQDGGDSGDTPEDGSEPVEEPPGEEPLHSDQPDNGQGPQKQTQRQHLHLMVELLRPQDNICLAAQLEAARPPRLRYLLVVSTGECVNQEETVLLGVDFPDSSSPSCTLGLVLPLWSDTQVYLDGDGGFSVTSGGQSRIFKPISIQSMWATLQVLHQACEAALGSGLVPGGSALAWAAYYQERLNSDQSCLNEWMAMADLESLRPPSVEPSHDSEQEQMEQAIRAELWQVLDTSDLESITSKEIRQALELRLGCPLQQYRDFIDNQMLLLMAQQDRASRIFPHLYLGSEWNAANLEELQRNRISHILNVAREIDNFYPERFIYHNVRLWDEESAQLLPHWKETHSFIEAARAQGTRVLVHCKMGVSRSAATVLAYAMKQYGWGLEQALLHVQGLRPIVRPNPGFLRQLQTYQGILTASRQSHVWEQKVGGVSPEEPLAPEVSTPYPPLPPEPGGSGEVKVMCLEESQAIPKQEPGLRPRINLRGVMRSISLLEPSSQLEPENVLEAADLPEVFSSHESSEEEPLQPFLQLSRGKGGHRLHKGPWPALKSRQSVVALQSAALVASRARAFQEQEQGEGQEQGQGEASMSSTPRIRKMVRQASVDDSREEGEA
- the Ssh3 gene encoding protein phosphatase Slingshot homolog 3 isoform X4, coding for MALVTVSRSPPASGHSTPVEPTDPAVQRRSRLQRRQSFAVLRGAVLGLQDGGDSGDTPEDGSEPVEEPPGEEPLHSDQPDNGQGPQKQTQRQHLHLMVELLRPQDNICLAAQLEAARPPRLRYLLVVSTGECVNQEETVLLGVDFPDSSSPSCTLGLVLPLWSDTQVYLDGDGGFSVTSGGQSRIFKPISIQSMWATLQVLHQACEAALGSGLVPGGSALAWAAYYQERLNSDQSCLNEWMAMADLESLRPPSVEPSHDSEQEQMEQAIRAELWQVLDTSDLESITSKEIRQALELRLGCPLQQYRDFIDNQMLLLMAQQDRASRIFPHLYLGSEWNAANLEELQRNRISHILNVAREIDNFYPERFIYHNVRLWDEESAQLLPHWKETHSFIEAARAQGTRVLVHCKMGVSRSAATVLAYAMKQYGWGLEQALLHVQGLRPIVRPNPGFLRQLQTYQGILTASRQSHVWEQKVGGVSPEEPLAPEVSTPYPPLPPEPGGSGEVKVMCLEESQAIPKQEPGLRPRINLRGVMRSISLLEPSSQLEPENVLEAADLPEVFSSHESSEEEPLQPFLQLSRGKGGHRLHKGPWPALKSRQSVVALQSAALVASRARAFQEQEQGEGQEQGQGEASMSSTPRIRKMVRQASVDDSREEGEA
- the Ssh3 gene encoding protein phosphatase Slingshot homolog 3 isoform X1; amino-acid sequence: MALVTVSRSPPASGHSTPVEPTQDPAVQRRSRLQRRQSFAVLRGAVLGLQDGGDSGDTPEDGSEPVEEPPGEEPLHSDQPDNGQGPQKQTQRQHLHLMVELLRPQDNICLAAQLEAARPPRLRYLLVVSTGECVNQEETVLLGVDFPDSSSPSCTLGLVLPLWSDTQVYLDGDGGFSVTSGGQSRIFKPISIQSMWATLQVLHQACEAALGSGLVPGGSALAWAAYYQERLNSDQSCLNEWMAMADLESLRPPSVEPSHDSEQEQMEQAIRAELWQVLDTSDLESITSKEIRQALELRLGCPLQQYRDFIDNQMLLLMAQQDRASRIFPHLYLGSEWNAANLEELQRNRISHILNVAREIDNFYPERFIYHNVRLWDEESAQLLPHWKETHSFIEAARAQGTRVLVHCKMGVSRSAATVLAYAMKQYGWGLEQALLHVQGLRPIVRPNPGFLRQLQTYQGILTASRQSHVWEQKVGGVSPEEPLAPEVSTPYPPLPPEPGGSGEVKVMCLEESQAIPKQEPGLRPRINLRGVMRSISLLEPSSQLEPENVLEAADLPEGVSSPGPEPHIQMLTLEMPLVLEVVFSSHESSEEEPLQPFLQLSRGKGGHRLHKGPWPALKSRQSVVALQSAALVASRARAFQEQEQGEGQEQGQGEASMSSTPRIRKMVRQASVDDSREEGEA
- the Ssh3 gene encoding protein phosphatase Slingshot homolog 3 isoform X2, yielding MALVTVSRSPPASGHSTPVEPTDPAVQRRSRLQRRQSFAVLRGAVLGLQDGGDSGDTPEDGSEPVEEPPGEEPLHSDQPDNGQGPQKQTQRQHLHLMVELLRPQDNICLAAQLEAARPPRLRYLLVVSTGECVNQEETVLLGVDFPDSSSPSCTLGLVLPLWSDTQVYLDGDGGFSVTSGGQSRIFKPISIQSMWATLQVLHQACEAALGSGLVPGGSALAWAAYYQERLNSDQSCLNEWMAMADLESLRPPSVEPSHDSEQEQMEQAIRAELWQVLDTSDLESITSKEIRQALELRLGCPLQQYRDFIDNQMLLLMAQQDRASRIFPHLYLGSEWNAANLEELQRNRISHILNVAREIDNFYPERFIYHNVRLWDEESAQLLPHWKETHSFIEAARAQGTRVLVHCKMGVSRSAATVLAYAMKQYGWGLEQALLHVQGLRPIVRPNPGFLRQLQTYQGILTASRQSHVWEQKVGGVSPEEPLAPEVSTPYPPLPPEPGGSGEVKVMCLEESQAIPKQEPGLRPRINLRGVMRSISLLEPSSQLEPENVLEAADLPEGVSSPGPEPHIQMLTLEMPLVLEVVFSSHESSEEEPLQPFLQLSRGKGGHRLHKGPWPALKSRQSVVALQSAALVASRARAFQEQEQGEGQEQGQGEASMSSTPRIRKMVRQASVDDSREEGEA
- the Ssh3 gene encoding protein phosphatase Slingshot homolog 3 isoform X5, with protein sequence MALVTVSRSPPASGHSTPVEPTQDPAVQRRSRLQRRQSFAVLRGAVLGLQDGGDSGDTPEDGSEPVEEPPGEEPLHSDQPDNGQGPQKQTQRQHLHLMVELLRPQDNICLAAQLEAARPPRLRYLLVVSTGECVNQEETVLLGVDFPDSSSPSCTLGLVLPLWSDTQVYLDGDGGFSVTSGGQSRIFKPISIQSMCDSEQEQMEQAIRAELWQVLDTSDLESITSKEIRQALELRLGCPLQQYRDFIDNQMLLLMAQQDRASRIFPHLYLGSEWNAANLEELQRNRISHILNVAREIDNFYPERFIYHNVRLWDEESAQLLPHWKETHSFIEAARAQGTRVLVHCKMGVSRSAATVLAYAMKQYGWGLEQALLHVQGLRPIVRPNPGFLRQLQTYQGILTASRQSHVWEQKVGGVSPEEPLAPEVSTPYPPLPPEPGGSGEVKVMCLEESQAIPKQEPGLRPRINLRGVMRSISLLEPSSQLEPENVLEAADLPEGVSSPGPEPHIQMLTLEMPLVLEVVFSSHESSEEEPLQPFLQLSRGKGGHRLHKGPWPALKSRQSVVALQSAALVASRARAFQEQEQGEGQEQGQGEASMSSTPRIRKMVRQASVDDSREEGEA